In the genome of Drosophila pseudoobscura strain MV-25-SWS-2005 chromosome 3, UCI_Dpse_MV25, whole genome shotgun sequence, one region contains:
- the Tsen15 gene encoding uncharacterized protein Tsen15 translates to MLQLRDFQNVCPDDLTAALALQVYNDLKRDERCGHLQPHYDDDLKVFYLRKEDTQAAYIPLLHTKGIHFSLVEAMQDKFGKNNIFLAIVDNTGNILYYQVTEGFSEKKF, encoded by the exons ATG CTTCAGCTGAGAGATTTTCAGAATGTATGTCCCGATGATTTGACAGCGGCCCTGGCTCTTCAGGTTTACAACGACTTAAAAAGGg ATGAGCGCTGCGGCCACCTGCAGCCGCACTACGATGATGATTTGAAGGTGTTCTACTTGCGGAAAGAGGACACACAGGCTGCTTACATACCCTTGCTCCATACGAAGGGCATTCATTTCAGCCTGGTTGAGGCAATGCAAGACAAATTTGGAAAAAA CAACATATTTTTGGCCATCGTGGATAATACAGGCAACATTTTGTATTACCAGGTGACCGAAGGATTCAGTGAAAAGAAGTTCTAA